The Mangrovimonas cancribranchiae nucleotide sequence GTAAATGTTGCTTTGGGTTACCCAGACGAAGTGCCCAAAGCACCAAAACGTAATCCAGAACGTTTAAGAATAGTAAGATAAATTAGTGCTACAACCAGGATTTTTTATTTAGATGCGTATAGGTATAGAGATCTATGTGTTTCTATTATCATTATGATTTATTGCAGTTGGTAATAATAAGTCCAGCCACTTGCTAACCGTGTGTGGTCATTCACCTATATTGTTTTGTGATATGGACTTTAAATACTTCTTCTGTGGGCTTTGTTATTGCCTTTTTGGTTGAAAAGGTTTAAGTTGTTTTTTGTTCTTGTTGCAACGGGTGTTGCTTCGCTTGTTGTTTATTATAAAGCGCTGTATTATCCTCATAAGGACTGTACCCTTGACGCAACAATTTATTTAATACTTGACGTAAAATGGTCAAGACTGCTAATCGCTCTTCTTTAGTTTTGTATTTGTTGGCATCGCCATAAATAGGTGTTTATCTTTTGAGCTTCCCTGTCTCGGGATGACGATAGGAAAAATACACATACCAACGCTTTGATAAATCGTTGTTTGCTGTGTAGATTTTTGGTGTGGAAAATTTCTTCTTCAATGACAAATCCTATGCATTTTCGTATGCACTTTCTATTAGGGCATTAAAATTACGCATAAAAAAAGGATTATGAGAACACAACCCTTTGATTTTACTGGCCTTAGGCCTTTGTAGCGGGAACTGGACTCGAACCAGTGACCTTCGGGTTATGAGCTTGAACCCTGAAAACGTAAACTAGCTAATATTCAGCGTTTTACCCTCGCCGTTTTTCTAAAATCGTATGCACTTTCGTATGCAAAAATGTATGCAGTTTGGTGTTGTGGTTAAACATTAAAACTGAAAGATAAATATAGTGCTTTTTGGTTGACTTTTATGAACTTTTTAAAGACTTATTTTACCTGTTTTTTTTTCATCATTGCATCAGACTAAAGCCCTTTCTTTCTCTTTAAAAGTATCAAATTAGACGCTTTGCAACTATGTTTTTGTTACTATAAACAACACCATTCTTGTGAGTGTTTTGTCTTCCTTAGCATAATAACACCGAAGGCTATTTAACTATTTTCAAACTTCATTTTGCTTATTAAATCTTTAAAATATTGTGGACTCCATATTTTTAACCCTTCGTCGTTTTTAATAAACCTAACAACATCTTCTTTAATACTATCAAAAGATACAGATTCAATTTTCGCTTCTAGTAGTTCTATAACCTGTTCTTTAGAAATGTTGTCGTCTTCCCAGTCTTTTGTGTCTTTGGCTCTCGCTAAGAAATGATTAACATCTAAAGGAATACTTTTTTTAACATACCACTCTATGTCATACCAATCTCTACCTTTTACTCTATTTTTCCATTTTCTAAACAACAGTGCATGCATCTTACCTGCAAACAAACTTGGTTTAGTAAAGCACTTTACATAAAAAGAAAATGGCCGAAGTAACAGTTTTTCTTCGGTTTCAAAATGTAATGGGGGTTGACGGTCAACCTCTATTTTAATTTTCAAAGTCTTATTAGAGCGTACTCCTGTCTCTTTTATGATGTCTTCGAGAATAATTTCTTGCCAAATTGTTTCGGCTTTTAGAAAAGCAGAATCAACAGCGGTCTGTTTTGTTTTCTTCTTTTCCTTAATACTAACAGTTAGCCCCAAAGAAGTAAACTCATCTTGTATGGCTTTAAAATACGGCTCTATTGAAAAATTAGCATCAGGATTAAGTAAAGAAAAGTCCAAGTCTTCAGAATATCTATCCAGCCCATAAAAAATTCGGAGAGCTGTACCTCCATAGAAAGCTGCTTTCTCAAAAAAATCAGTTCTTGACAAAGCTGCTAAAGTAATTTCTT carries:
- a CDS encoding nucleotidyl transferase AbiEii/AbiGii toxin family protein, which translates into the protein MIKEWIEEYNPQNEEEILSALREIMQEITLAALSRTDFFEKAAFYGGTALRIFYGLDRYSEDLDFSLLNPDANFSIEPYFKAIQDEFTSLGLTVSIKEKKKTKQTAVDSAFLKAETIWQEIILEDIIKETGVRSNKTLKIKIEVDRQPPLHFETEEKLLLRPFSFYVKCFTKPSLFAGKMHALLFRKWKNRVKGRDWYDIEWYVKKSIPLDVNHFLARAKDTKDWEDDNISKEQVIELLEAKIESVSFDSIKEDVVRFIKNDEGLKIWSPQYFKDLISKMKFENS